AGACAACCTGGAGAGGATTGAATCTTACCTATTACGGGTTCCTCACAGCCTGCGCTGTCTCATTCGCCGTGGGCCTGTTTTTCATATTGATGGGAACCCTCAGCATCTCAATCAGCGCGACCGTTCAATTGGCGGCTATCCTGTTGGGCATCACGGTGCCAATGGCCAAATTGATCGCCAAATACGTTGAGAAGAAACCCCATACGTTTACGATCGGAGGCTCTTCATTCGTCGGCATCGTTCTCGCCCCTTTGGCTATCTTCTTTCTGAACTGGGTCCACGCCCCATCGTCCGCAGGAATCCCTCTGATGCCGGCCCTGGCAAGCCTATGGATCTCCTTCGCCTTCGGTGAAGGACTGGGAAGGCTGGCCTGCCTCAGTTTTGGCTGTTGCTACGGAAAACCCCTGCATTCCTGTCACCCGTTTGTTCAAAAATTCTTCGCACGAATACATGTTCGATTTACAGGAATGACCAAAAAAGCTGCCTATGAGTCAGGCTTGGAATCGATCCCCCTCCTCCCCATTCAAGCCCTGACCGCGATGGTCAATACGATCGCGGGATTCATCGGATTGATACTCTTCCTCAATACGCAATTCACGCTGGCCATCATCGAAACCACCGTCGTGACGCAAGGCTGGCGAGTCATCTCAGAATTCATGAGGGCTGACCACCGGGGACAGCGAACGTTTTCCGCGTATCAACTCATGGCCCTGCTCTCCATCGCCTATTCACTCAGCCTCCTTCCCTTGTGGCCGAGTCCGTCAACCACGAAACCTTCTATCTTCGATGGTCTGACGATGGTGTGGAACCCGGCCTTCGTCCTTTCGCTTCAAATTTTGTGGATGAGTATCTTTCTCTTCACCGGTAGAAGTCAGGTCACGCATTCCACGATTGAATTTTATGTCCGTAAAGACCGGATTTAACTCGTTGGTAATCACGGGCATCGTGATGTTTTCCTGGATGTGTGTCTGGCAACCGACAGTGGCCTGGCCCCAACGGGATAGCATTCCCGAGGGTTATCCAGAGTCGCTTCGAAAGGATCTGACTTCACTGTTCGTGAAGCAGGCCCACAACCCGGACGACATCCACGTGTTACTGGCGTTGTCTGAAGTCCATCTCAGCATGGGCGACGATTTACTGACGAAGAAGAACGAGCGTCTGTCTGCCTACGAGATGGGCGTGAAGTATGCACAACAAGCCCTGGCCATCCAACCAGAGAATGCCGAAGCACATTTCTTGTACGCGGCCAACCTTGGGAACGCGACGCAAATCAAAGGGTACGCCGCAGGGATGATGAATGTCGGTGAAATCCTCTCTCATGTCCGGACAGCTCTTGCGCTCGCCCCCAACCATGCTCCAGCACATCAAATGCTCGGAGGCTTACTGGCGGAGCTTCCATGGATGCTGGGTGGAGACGTGGAGGACGCGCAAGCACATCTCGAGAAAGCCATCGCAATCGATGAACAGTACACCAATGCCAGAATTCTGTTGGCCAAACTTTTCATCAAACAAGACAAGCTCCAAGCGGCTCGCGACCAGCTACTGGCCGTGATTCACGCTCCGACTCCCCATTACCCCTACACCTGGAAAAATCAATTCCTTCCCGAAGCCCAGGCACTCCTGAAGACGATCGCCGATCATTAAACGCGTGATCGACGGGTCTTCATCAACCCGCACGAGAGCCGATCGCTTCAATCAAAAAGTTAACAGCAATGTAATTGCAGCGTAACCAAACGACTGCGTGGGATTGCTATAACGTCATGGTACGGGCTCAATCATGAACATGTTGTGCAATCCCAGTCGTCTACCCAATAGAGAACACGTCAACCAATGACCATCGTTAGTTAAGGAGGGAACATGCCAATCTTTCAGTCTCACCTAAAGACTGTTCGGAGAAAAGGACAGGTACTCATGGGAGTCAGCCTGATGCTGGCGTCTATTCTACTTCTAGTCACGGCCGGGGCTCATGGAAAATGGAAAAACCCAGAAGGACATTCCGCTGGTCTGTTCCGCCACATCGGCACATTCGATGTGATGGCAGGCAACGGCTCCGGGGTGGCGGAAATCATCGATTTCAGCGAGGATGGCAGGCAACTGATTTACACTGACGCAGAGACCGAATCGATCGGATTTGTCGACATCGCCGACCCTTCGCAACCGACCGGACAAGGTATCGTTAGAGTAGACGGCGAGCCCACCAGCCTGGTCATTCTCGGACCATGGGTTCTCGTCGGGGTGAACACTTCTGGTGGCGACTTCGACAATCCTACGGGGAAACTTGTGGTCGTGAATCGCCATACCCATCACATCGTGGCCACCCACGAACTTGGCGGACAACCTGACTCCATTGCTCTGGCTCCCGATCATCAACGGGCGGCCATTGTCATCGAAAATGAACGCGATGAGGATCAGAGCGACGGTCTTATCGACCCACCGCAGCTTCCGTCTGGGAAACTTCTCATCGTCCGCCTCAATGGGCACCCGAAGAACTGGAGCTTTACTGAGGCTGATTTGTCCCCTGTGGCGGCGACCTCGTTCGCGGGCGCTGACCTTGAACCTGAATTCGTCGACATCAATAAACAGAACGAAGCAGTGGTGTCTTTCCAAGAGAACAATCACTTGGCTGTCATCAACCTGAAAACGGGGAAAGTCATCAACCATTTTTCGGCCGGGTCTGTCGCCCTGAACAATGTCGACACCGAAGAGGAGGGCCTGATCCAACTGGATACCCATATCACGAAACGCCGGGAGCCCGATGCCGTGGCGTGGATCGACCACGACTCGTTCGCGACCGCCAATGAAGGCGATTACGAAGACGAATCCGGCGAGGAGGGCGGCAGCCGCGGGTTTACGATCTTCAACCAAGATGGAACGGTCGAATTCGAATCGGCCGAGTCATTTGAGCATTGGTTGGTTCGCGCCGGCCATTATCTCGATGGCCGATCGGAAAACAAGGGCTGTGAACCCGAAGCTGTCGAGTCCGAGACATTCGGACACCGCACGCTCCTTTTCGTGGGCTCGGAACGATGTAACGCCGTCGGCGTGTACGATGTCACGACCGGCTCGCCTGAACCGCTTCAATTGCTCCCAACCGGAATGGGACCGGAAGGACTGAAAGCATTCTCGAAGAATACACCTCAAATATTTTGGAAAAAAGTTTGGCGCACGCCGGGGGACAAGAGGCCATTCAGAAAACTGTTCACAAAACAGCACCTGTTCGCGGCTTCCACGGAATCCGAAGAGGCAGGGGATGGGATTCCGACCATGATTACCCTCTACCACTTAGATGACGGGCCCGCCTCCTACCCCATGATCGTTTCTGGCGATGACAGCAACGGATTACCCATACCGTGGGTCGCACTCTCCGGCCTGGTTGGAGACCCGACAGACGCGCATATTCTCTACGCCGTGAGCGACGCCTTCCTTGCCGAAGGATTTATTTACAAGATAGACGCTTCAAGACAACCAGCGGCGATCGTTGAACGTCTTCAGATCACCGGCGCAAGCGCGACACTCGACCCCGAAAGCATCGCCATCGGACCAGACGGCCATTTCTGGGTAGGAAGCGAGGGCAATGACAGTTCACGCCCCAATCTGGTCTTGAAGATCGATTCCAGCACCGGCGCCGTCCTGAATGAGATAACACTTCCGGCCGACTTAGTGGACATGAGACGGGGAAATGGAATCGAAGGCATCGCCGTAACCGGCACAGCCGGGGCGGAATTCGTGTATGTGGCGATTCAACGGGCGTGGCCGAATGAAGGCGATACCGACAAAGTAAACACCAAGATCGGTCGTTATCAGGTCGCCACCGGCGATTGGGGATTTGTTCACTATCCGCTCGAACCGGAAGGAGTGGGCGACTGGATTGGTCTTTCAGAGCTGACGCTTCTGCCCAACGGAGCCTTCGCCGTTATTGAACGGGATAAAGGCTGGGGACCGACGACAGGATTCAACGCGGAACTCAAGGCCATTTATGGTGTCGATCTAGCCACTGCTGAGTTCCGGGCTTTTGATGATCCGAGCGGTCTCGTGACGATCGGCAAATCTCTCTTGCGGGACGTGTTGCCCGACCTCGAAGCTGTCAGCATCTGGACGGCGGAAAAGCTGGAAGGGCTCGCGGTCACGGCTGATGGTCAGGTCTATATCGTGACCGATAATGATGGGGTCGATGGCGCGACCGGAGAAACGATTTTCCTGAACCTTGGGGATTGGGAAACCGCTTTTGCCCTCTAGAGCGACAGGTCGGGGATTATCCGGGCAACGTGAAAACATCCAATGCGCTGCCCGTGAAACAGCAATCGTTAACAGTTTTGTGATGTGAGCATAACAGCACCGACATATCATCCCTGTATCCTACAAGACAAGATGATATTTTCATCGACAACCCGTTCACCAATACTTCTGTATGATTATTGAGAAATCGAATCATCAAGTCTCCATTCCGAAAGCCGGCGCTCATTCCTGCCCACGTTGTCAGGGCTTTATCGTTAGGGAAGAATTTTGCGATGTTCACGATTCCTGTCAGCCATTATGGGTGAGTGGCATTCGATGTACCAACTGCGGGTTCATCGGAGACCCTCTCATCCAACGCCATCAAAAACTCTTACAGCAAAATACAACGTTTCCTCAACCCCGCCGACGCCGGGGATATCAACGAATGAACCCTATTCGAAAAGGCTCAGCCCCACTTCGGAATTGACACACAATGAAGGTTCTGACGGAACACCGGTGAGCACGCAAATCATCAACCGATACCCAGCCTGTCACGCAGAAGCTCAACTGGGGAAGGTCGGCTCCATCGTTCTTGCTTTTAAGGTGATAATCTTGAATGGTGCCTTCATGGTCTTCTTCACCAATCTCGTATCAACCTTGAGGCAAGACATCGTCATGTTTCGCTGTCTCTACCCGGAATGGCGAGACTCGCCCACTCGCCAAGATCGGATCTCGCCAGCGTCGATCACCCGTGCCGCGACAGAAGAAACGACAATGCCGACCTTCCCTTCCTCTTCGTCGCCACACACGTTCAAAATCCTAAGTCATGACTAAGTCGATCGACCAATTCAACGTTTCCGAATAGCACATCAACTTTGCCCCTCGAATTCGAGGGGCGCGATAGCATCGCGCCTCCAGCTTCTTCCACGAGAACGTAAGTTGCCAGCACATCCCATGGATTCAAATCAGGGTCAAACATCACATCGACCGAACCTTGCGCCACTAACCCATGCCCGAAACAGTCGGTATAGCCGCGCAAACACGAACAGAGTTCTCCGAGCCGGTGGTAGACGCCCTCACATTTCGCCTGTACAAATTGAAGCGGATCACCCACCGAAACGATGGCATCTTCCAACTTCGATGTTGACGAAATGGTGATTTTCTTGTCGTCACACCAACTGCCAAACCCTCGAGCCGCCGAATAGGTCGTACCTAACGCCGGCAGATGGATCACTCCGACTAACGCCCGGTGAAAAATCGTATCTTCAAGCGCGACAATCGTGCCAAATAGAGGAATCCCACGGACGAAGGACCGGGTTCCGTCAATCGGATCAATCGTCCATCGGAACCGGGCTCCCGTTCCTTCCAAGCCATGTTCTTCTCCGAGAATATCAATCACGTTCCCTGATGAATGTGCGGCCAATGTCTCTCTGATGTAACGCTCAGCTTCTTTATCGGCCTGTGTCACTGGAGAGGAATCGGCTTTTCGTTCGACGGGTAAATTCTCTTGGTGGAAATAACGCAGAATAACCTCAGCCGGACCTCGTGCCGCATCGATCGCCAACTGCAGCAACTCGGCCAGATCAGTATGAGGAGGGATGTCTAATTCAGGCATCATACACAAGAAAGGCTTTATTTTGGACTGGGGATGATGAGCAATGTCATATCATTACCGTCATAGGCATGCTGAACATTCAGAAACATTCCAGGGGGGTCGACTGGCGCAATGTAGATACCCGTTGCCTCCGCACCATAGGTCGTCAATGTCGCGAACAGAAACACCGAATCGGCCACTCCATCCCGGTTATGATCTGGACTCGCAATCCAAATGTCACTCCTGCCGTCATTATCCTCGACAATATAGAGATTCCCCGAATGATCCGAGGCTAAATTATCAGGGTTCCTCAATCCATAGTCTGGTTCGACATCTTCAGGGCTCATATTGGTATTGATACCCGCATATTCGGTGATGACGGGAGAATCGGTATTGATCGGAATTTGAAACACCGTATTCGTCGTGGTGGTCGAAACGTAGACATTGTCTCCGATGATTTCCAAGTCTTCAGGTCTACAAAAATCCGTGGCCTGTGCTTCTGACGCTGCAGACCGCGCATCATACGTTGGATCGGTCACGACACCGTCACGACCTGGAATGAGCGGTATCCATTGAGCCTGACCCGTTGGAGTATATCCGACCCCGGTGCGTTCTGAACACACCGTCACTTCATCAGACAGAACCTGCAAGGCAAAGAGTTGACCAGATGCCAGACGGCCATACTCGTCAGGCACAAATTTATAGATGGATCCTCCATCATATTCATCAACGACAAAAACGTTCCCTTCCTCCGTCACGGCAATACCTTCATGCGACATCCGCCCAAGCTGAGGACGATCAACACAAGATAGCTCCATGCCATTCACCTTGCATTCAAAGAGCCGCCCGAACGCTCCGGACTCCTCCCCCACAAGGAGAGTCCCCCAAGGTGTCCATTCGATACCATCCAGTCTGCTCCAGCCGCCAAATTGACGGCCTTCATGAATCGATGTTTGACCGGTCTTTAAATCAATGATCGATATGGCCGCTTGGCCTTCACCGGTTTCATGAGTTCGGTAAAGATACCGGCCGATCGCTGGACCGGATTCATTCATCGTATTCATATCCGTTTGATCACTCCCGGAAGGAAGCACATCAAGGGTCACCATCGAATTTGCACAAATCGGTCGTTCCTGAACGACGATCGACTGTGTGAACCCATGGGGTAAATTCAGAGGAGCACATGGAGGCAATTTGCTTGATTGGACAGAATTTGAAAGCGAGGAAAGGCTCCAGGAGTTTGATGTTGGATTTTCCGCCAACGCAGGTGAGAACATGAACAAAGACAGAGCAGAGGTAGTCAGGACCGATATCACGCTATGCAGAATATTCATACGCAACGTCCCATACGCCAGACATGAAACTATGAGTAACATAATACGTGAAAAATCGACCATTTACAGTGGTGATTTAACGAAACGAGTTTCATGCATTGTAACAGTCCACCGTTTAACATGAGTATTCAGTTCCAACTGATTGCCCCCTGAAGTTTGACTAAAAAACTTCACACTTTTACCATAAGACCATATGGTACACTTGATCTCTTCTTCATATTT
The genomic region above belongs to Nitrospirales bacterium and contains:
- a CDS encoding prolipoprotein diacylglyceryl transferase is translated as MDNFQFLVIFSVTLVLLFMGAFRWLPQEQWQMLATLPTSKANQTTWRGLNLTYYGFLTACAVSFAVGLFFILMGTLSISISATVQLAAILLGITVPMAKLIAKYVEKKPHTFTIGGSSFVGIVLAPLAIFFLNWVHAPSSAGIPLMPALASLWISFAFGEGLGRLACLSFGCCYGKPLHSCHPFVQKFFARIHVRFTGMTKKAAYESGLESIPLLPIQALTAMVNTIAGFIGLILFLNTQFTLAIIETTVVTQGWRVISEFMRADHRGQRTFSAYQLMALLSIAYSLSLLPLWPSPSTTKPSIFDGLTMVWNPAFVLSLQILWMSIFLFTGRSQVTHSTIEFYVRKDRI
- a CDS encoding tetratricopeptide repeat protein; its protein translation is MSVKTGFNSLVITGIVMFSWMCVWQPTVAWPQRDSIPEGYPESLRKDLTSLFVKQAHNPDDIHVLLALSEVHLSMGDDLLTKKNERLSAYEMGVKYAQQALAIQPENAEAHFLYAANLGNATQIKGYAAGMMNVGEILSHVRTALALAPNHAPAHQMLGGLLAELPWMLGGDVEDAQAHLEKAIAIDEQYTNARILLAKLFIKQDKLQAARDQLLAVIHAPTPHYPYTWKNQFLPEAQALLKTIADH
- a CDS encoding esterase-like activity of phytase family protein, whose protein sequence is MPIFQSHLKTVRRKGQVLMGVSLMLASILLLVTAGAHGKWKNPEGHSAGLFRHIGTFDVMAGNGSGVAEIIDFSEDGRQLIYTDAETESIGFVDIADPSQPTGQGIVRVDGEPTSLVILGPWVLVGVNTSGGDFDNPTGKLVVVNRHTHHIVATHELGGQPDSIALAPDHQRAAIVIENERDEDQSDGLIDPPQLPSGKLLIVRLNGHPKNWSFTEADLSPVAATSFAGADLEPEFVDINKQNEAVVSFQENNHLAVINLKTGKVINHFSAGSVALNNVDTEEEGLIQLDTHITKRREPDAVAWIDHDSFATANEGDYEDESGEEGGSRGFTIFNQDGTVEFESAESFEHWLVRAGHYLDGRSENKGCEPEAVESETFGHRTLLFVGSERCNAVGVYDVTTGSPEPLQLLPTGMGPEGLKAFSKNTPQIFWKKVWRTPGDKRPFRKLFTKQHLFAASTESEEAGDGIPTMITLYHLDDGPASYPMIVSGDDSNGLPIPWVALSGLVGDPTDAHILYAVSDAFLAEGFIYKIDASRQPAAIVERLQITGASATLDPESIAIGPDGHFWVGSEGNDSSRPNLVLKIDSSTGAVLNEITLPADLVDMRRGNGIEGIAVTGTAGAEFVYVAIQRAWPNEGDTDKVNTKIGRYQVATGDWGFVHYPLEPEGVGDWIGLSELTLLPNGAFAVIERDKGWGPTTGFNAELKAIYGVDLATAEFRAFDDPSGLVTIGKSLLRDVLPDLEAVSIWTAEKLEGLAVTADGQVYIVTDNDGVDGATGETIFLNLGDWETAFAL
- a CDS encoding DUF839 domain-containing protein, whose protein sequence is MVTLDVLPSGSDQTDMNTMNESGPAIGRYLYRTHETGEGQAAISIIDLKTGQTSIHEGRQFGGWSRLDGIEWTPWGTLLVGEESGAFGRLFECKVNGMELSCVDRPQLGRMSHEGIAVTEEGNVFVVDEYDGGSIYKFVPDEYGRLASGQLFALQVLSDEVTVCSERTGVGYTPTGQAQWIPLIPGRDGVVTDPTYDARSAASEAQATDFCRPEDLEIIGDNVYVSTTTTNTVFQIPINTDSPVITEYAGINTNMSPEDVEPDYGLRNPDNLASDHSGNLYIVEDNDGRSDIWIASPDHNRDGVADSVFLFATLTTYGAEATGIYIAPVDPPGMFLNVQHAYDGNDMTLLIIPSPK